A genomic segment from Paenibacillus sp. FSL K6-1096 encodes:
- the sigG gene encoding RNA polymerase sporulation sigma factor SigG has product MTRNKVEICGVDTAKLPVLTNVEMRALFTSLQQQGERSAREKLVNGNLRLVLSVIQRFNNRGEFVDDLFQVGCIGLMKAIDNFDLSQNVKFSTYAVPMIIGEIRRYLRDNNPIRVSRSLRDIAYKALQVRDSLTNQNSREPTIFEISEALGVPKEDVVFALDAIQDPVSLFEPIYHDGGDPIYVMDQISDDKNKDVSWIEEIALREAMQRLGQREKRILSMRFFEGKTQMEVADEIGISQAQVSRLEKSAIQQMQKHVKS; this is encoded by the coding sequence ATGACCCGAAATAAAGTCGAGATTTGCGGTGTGGACACCGCCAAGCTGCCGGTTCTCACGAACGTGGAGATGCGGGCATTGTTCACTTCGCTGCAGCAGCAGGGCGAGCGATCCGCCAGAGAGAAATTGGTTAACGGCAACCTTAGGCTGGTGCTGAGCGTCATTCAAAGGTTCAACAATCGTGGAGAGTTCGTGGATGATCTGTTTCAGGTAGGCTGCATCGGACTCATGAAAGCCATCGATAATTTTGACTTATCGCAGAATGTCAAGTTCTCCACCTATGCGGTCCCGATGATCATCGGGGAGATCCGCCGCTACCTGCGGGATAACAATCCGATCCGGGTATCGCGGTCCCTCCGGGACATTGCCTATAAGGCGCTGCAGGTAAGGGACAGTCTGACAAACCAGAATTCGCGCGAACCGACGATCTTTGAGATTTCCGAGGCGCTTGGCGTTCCGAAAGAGGATGTGGTCTTCGCCCTTGATGCGATCCAGGACCCGGTATCCCTGTTCGAGCCGATCTATCATGACGGCGGGGACCCGATCTATGTGATGGACCAGATCAGCGACGACAAGAACAAGGATGTCTCCTGGATTGAAGAGATTGCCCTCCGGGAGGCGATGCAGCGGCTGGGACAGCGCGAGAAGCGCATTCTATCGATGCGGTTCTTCGAAGGCAAGACGCAGATGGAGGTCGCTGACGAGATTGGCATCTCCCAGGCCCAGGTCTCACGGCTGGAGAAGTCGGCGATTCAGCAGATGCAGAAGCATGTGAAGTCCTAA
- the pgeF gene encoding peptidoglycan editing factor PgeF — protein sequence MEPFMKSESVPALLHLEPWREPYGQITAGFTGRTGGTGKQPYDSFNCAFHVGDDPEDVLSNRRLLAASLGFRLEDWTCGEQTHGIDIAVITEQDRGRGSLDRTSAFQATDGLLTSVPGVLLTSFYADCVPLFFYDPVHQAVGLAHAGWKGTVAGIAAAMVQKMEQVYGTRPEEIRAAIGPSIGECCYEVDDYVMDHVRRMETELKLPGTEAGAQELYSRSAKDSSKYMLNLKEMNQRIMIKAGILPIHIECTTWCTSCNSDQFFSYRKENGVTGRMTSWIGIKES from the coding sequence ATGGAACCGTTTATGAAAAGTGAATCCGTACCTGCGCTGCTGCACCTGGAGCCGTGGCGGGAGCCGTACGGTCAGATAACAGCCGGGTTTACGGGCAGAACAGGCGGCACAGGGAAACAGCCGTATGACAGCTTCAATTGCGCCTTCCATGTCGGCGATGATCCGGAGGATGTGCTCAGTAACCGGAGGCTGCTGGCTGCAAGCCTTGGCTTCCGGCTGGAGGACTGGACCTGCGGGGAGCAGACCCACGGTATAGATATAGCGGTAATTACAGAGCAGGACCGCGGCAGAGGCAGTCTGGACCGCACTTCCGCCTTTCAGGCGACAGACGGGCTGCTGACCAGTGTGCCGGGAGTGCTGCTGACCTCCTTTTATGCCGACTGTGTTCCGCTGTTCTTCTATGATCCGGTGCATCAGGCGGTTGGTCTGGCCCATGCGGGCTGGAAAGGGACCGTAGCCGGGATAGCGGCAGCGATGGTGCAGAAGATGGAACAGGTCTATGGAACCCGTCCGGAGGAGATAAGAGCAGCAATAGGACCTTCTATTGGTGAATGCTGTTACGAGGTGGACGATTACGTAATGGATCATGTCCGCCGGATGGAGACAGAGCTGAAGCTGCCGGGCACGGAGGCAGGGGCGCAGGAATTATATAGCCGCTCGGCGAAGGACAGCAGCAAATATATGCTGAACTTGAAAGAAATGAACCAACGCATTATGATAAAAGCAGGAATATTGCCGATTCATATCGAATGTACAACTTGGTGTACAAGCTGTAACAGTGATCAGTTCTTCTCCTACCGGAAGGAGAATGGGGTTACCGGAAGAATGACGAGCTGGATTGGAATAAAGGAGAGTTGA
- a CDS encoding FtsQ-type POTRA domain-containing protein — protein sequence MPKTRIPLLKEDKPSKRRNRRMIIILLLLFVALLAVIFFRSSISKITAINVEGDKYTVREKLLAASGLRIGGQFFAVSSDTVEQAVKELDTVQEAEVAKKFPGVVTISIKEYPAVAYELYQAGVLEAILSSGAAVSVTDTGIAVEKPILTNWKADDPYKAKLCQALAGIPNELTSDISEIVPSPTPSFPDRIKLYTRSRFEVITAISLLKDKVGYLNQVIETEEPGLIRMLEADSYVPFHKETVNTGDEEDTQE from the coding sequence ATGCCAAAAACGCGAATCCCTCTTTTGAAAGAGGACAAGCCTAGCAAAAGAAGAAACCGTAGAATGATTATAATCCTGCTGCTGCTGTTTGTGGCGCTGCTGGCTGTTATCTTCTTCCGTTCGTCTATCAGCAAGATTACAGCTATTAATGTTGAAGGAGATAAATATACAGTCCGGGAGAAACTGCTGGCCGCAAGCGGTCTGAGGATTGGCGGACAGTTCTTCGCGGTCTCTTCAGATACTGTGGAGCAGGCGGTAAAGGAACTTGATACCGTCCAGGAGGCGGAGGTCGCGAAGAAATTCCCGGGCGTGGTTACGATCAGCATTAAGGAGTATCCGGCGGTGGCCTATGAACTGTATCAGGCCGGTGTACTGGAGGCTATTCTGTCCAGTGGGGCGGCCGTCTCCGTGACCGATACCGGAATCGCCGTTGAGAAGCCGATCCTGACCAACTGGAAGGCCGATGATCCTTATAAGGCTAAGCTGTGTCAGGCGCTGGCCGGGATACCGAATGAGCTGACCAGTGATATCTCGGAGATTGTACCGTCTCCCACGCCGTCTTTTCCGGACCGGATCAAGCTGTACACCCGTTCGCGGTTTGAGGTGATTACGGCGATCTCCCTGCTTAAGGATAAGGTAGGCTATTTGAACCAGGTCATCGAGACGGAGGAGCCGGGACTTATCCGGATGCTGGAGGCGGATTCCTATGTCCCGTTTCACAAAGAGACCGTAAATACGGGGGATGAAGAGGACACACAAGAGTAA
- a CDS encoding YlmC/YmxH family sporulation protein has protein sequence MNEEAAGTGRKMKISDFQTKDVINIVDGKRLGQISDLELDLRRGVIDAVIVPGYTRFMGLFGGGTDLVIPWRNIVKIGADVVLVKLEEPRSAQGQEERELMYLERPDRSERRTY, from the coding sequence ATGAATGAAGAGGCGGCGGGAACGGGGAGAAAAATGAAAATCTCCGATTTCCAGACCAAGGATGTTATCAATATTGTGGACGGCAAGCGGCTTGGCCAGATCAGTGATCTGGAGCTCGATCTGCGCAGGGGAGTGATTGATGCCGTGATCGTGCCGGGCTACACAAGGTTCATGGGCCTGTTCGGCGGCGGTACTGATCTCGTCATCCCGTGGCGGAACATCGTCAAGATCGGAGCAGATGTTGTGCTTGTGAAGCTGGAGGAGCCCCGCAGCGCTCAAGGACAGGAGGAGCGGGAGCTGATGTATCTCGAACGTCCGGACCGCAGTGAACGGCGCACTTATTGA
- the ftsZ gene encoding cell division protein FtsZ has product MLEFDFEMESLAQIKVIGVGGGGSNAVNRMIENGVQGVEFITVNTDAQALHMAKSEHKLQIGDKLTRGLGAGANPEVGKKAAEESRDLISNTLKGADMVFVTAGMGGGTGTGAAPVIAEIARECGALTVGVVTRPFTFEGRKRANQAELGIEALKEKVDTLIVIPNDRLLEIVDKKTPMLEAFREADNVLRQAVQGISDLIQVPGLINLDFADVKTIMTERGSALMGIGIATGENRASEAARKAIMSPLLETSIEGARGVIMNITGGSNLSLYEVNEAAEIVTAASDPEVNMIFGAIIEESMKDEIKVTVIATGFEHKPAVAPVRRPAAGNSSNSSEPAADKNNTNLRPFGNQTSSDQLDIPTFLRNRTRGNND; this is encoded by the coding sequence ATGTTGGAATTTGATTTTGAAATGGAGAGCTTGGCGCAAATAAAGGTCATCGGCGTAGGCGGCGGCGGAAGCAACGCTGTGAACCGGATGATCGAAAATGGCGTTCAGGGTGTGGAGTTCATCACAGTGAATACAGACGCCCAAGCGCTGCACATGGCCAAATCGGAGCATAAATTACAAATCGGGGATAAACTGACCCGCGGACTTGGTGCAGGCGCCAATCCTGAGGTAGGCAAGAAGGCGGCAGAGGAATCCCGCGATCTGATCTCAAATACGCTTAAGGGTGCGGATATGGTCTTCGTAACCGCAGGAATGGGCGGCGGCACCGGTACAGGCGCAGCGCCTGTTATCGCCGAGATCGCCAGAGAGTGCGGGGCGCTGACCGTAGGGGTAGTTACCCGTCCGTTCACCTTTGAAGGCAGAAAACGTGCCAACCAGGCAGAGCTCGGAATCGAAGCGCTGAAGGAAAAGGTTGATACGCTGATTGTCATTCCGAATGACCGGCTGCTTGAAATCGTGGATAAGAAAACTCCGATGCTGGAGGCCTTCCGTGAAGCGGACAACGTACTCCGCCAGGCGGTACAAGGCATCTCTGACCTGATTCAGGTTCCCGGCCTGATTAACCTTGACTTCGCCGATGTCAAGACGATCATGACGGAGCGCGGCTCTGCGCTGATGGGCATCGGGATTGCCACCGGCGAGAACCGTGCCTCTGAAGCGGCCCGCAAAGCGATCATGAGCCCGCTGCTTGAGACCTCGATTGAAGGGGCCCGCGGTGTCATTATGAATATTACCGGCGGCTCCAATCTCTCCCTGTATGAGGTCAATGAAGCGGCTGAGATTGTTACTGCGGCTTCAGATCCTGAAGTCAACATGATCTTCGGGGCCATTATTGAAGAGAGCATGAAGGATGAGATCAAGGTTACCGTTATTGCTACCGGCTTCGAGCACAAGCCTGCTGTAGCGCCTGTACGCCGTCCGGCGGCCGGCAACAGCAGCAACAGCAGTGAACCAGCTGCCGACAAGAATAACACCAACCTTCGTCCATTCGGCAACCAGACAAGCTCTGATCAGCTGGATATTCCGACCTTCCTGCGTAACCGCACACGCGGCAACAACGATTAG
- the murG gene encoding undecaprenyldiphospho-muramoylpentapeptide beta-N-acetylglucosaminyltransferase: MRVVLSGGGTGGHIYPAVAVARQLESEDDDSVFLYIGGKRGLESKLVPQEKLPFQAIDITGFRRKLSFDNVKTVMRFLKGVKASKAMLREFKPDVVVGTGGYVCGPVVYAASKLGIPTLIHEQNAIPGLTNRFLSRYADTVAVSFEGTEPAFPGAGNVIYTGNPRATSVMKANPQRGFASLGIPEDSTVVLVVGGSGGAKAINRAMIEMAPFVGKGNGVHYVYVTGEAYFEETRKAVREKLGGLPNWLHVLPYVHNMPEVLACTSLIVNRAGASFLAEITALGIPSVLIPSPNVTNNHQEANARALEREGAAVVLLEQDLSGEALFAAVQSIIGSDEVRSRMSEASRRLGKRDSASLVVGELRRLAAGRKR; this comes from the coding sequence ATGCGTGTAGTACTTAGCGGCGGCGGCACGGGAGGACACATCTATCCCGCTGTAGCTGTGGCCAGACAACTGGAATCCGAAGATGACGATTCGGTCTTCTTATATATTGGCGGCAAGCGCGGTCTGGAGAGCAAGCTGGTTCCCCAGGAGAAGCTGCCGTTTCAGGCGATTGATATTACAGGCTTCCGCCGCAAGCTGTCCTTTGATAATGTGAAGACGGTCATGCGTTTTCTGAAGGGGGTCAAGGCCTCCAAGGCGATGCTGCGCGAGTTCAAGCCCGATGTGGTGGTCGGCACCGGCGGGTATGTATGCGGACCTGTCGTATACGCGGCCTCCAAGCTTGGTATCCCGACGCTGATTCACGAACAGAATGCGATTCCCGGGCTGACCAACCGGTTCCTCAGCCGTTATGCCGACACGGTTGCGGTGAGCTTTGAAGGCACGGAACCGGCTTTTCCCGGCGCAGGCAATGTAATCTATACAGGCAATCCCCGGGCCACCTCGGTCATGAAGGCTAACCCGCAGAGAGGCTTCGCCTCCCTCGGTATACCTGAAGACAGCACGGTGGTGCTGGTTGTGGGGGGAAGCGGCGGTGCGAAGGCAATTAACCGTGCGATGATTGAAATGGCTCCATTTGTGGGTAAGGGTAATGGTGTCCATTATGTATATGTTACCGGAGAGGCTTATTTTGAGGAAACACGCAAGGCGGTGCGCGAGAAGCTGGGCGGCTTGCCCAACTGGCTGCATGTCCTCCCTTATGTTCATAATATGCCTGAGGTGCTGGCCTGCACTTCGCTGATCGTGAACCGGGCAGGCGCCTCTTTTCTGGCCGAGATTACCGCGCTTGGCATTCCCTCCGTACTTATTCCGTCTCCCAATGTAACCAATAATCATCAGGAAGCGAATGCCCGGGCGCTGGAGCGCGAAGGGGCGGCTGTGGTGCTGCTGGAGCAGGATCTCAGCGGCGAGGCGCTGTTCGCGGCGGTCCAGAGCATCATCGGGTCAGATGAGGTCCGCAGCCGCATGTCAGAGGCCTCCAGACGCCTCGGCAAAAGAGATTCCGCTTCGCTGGTCGTAGGCGAGCTCCGCAGACTGGCCGCCGGGCGCAAGCGTTAG
- the sigE gene encoding RNA polymerase sporulation sigma factor SigE, with protein MMVKFKLVLQLQYYRMLFLLGLKSQEIYYIGGSEALPPPLTREEEEFLLQRLSSGDAAVRAMLIERNLRLVVYIARKFENTGINIEDLVSIGAIGLIKAVNTFDPEKKIKLATYASRCIENEILMYLRRNSKTRSEVSFDEPLNIDWDGNELLLSDVLGTENDTIYRNIEEQVDRKLLQKALEKLSERERLIMELRFGLRGGEEKTQKDVADLLGISQSYISRLEKRIIKRLRKEFNKMV; from the coding sequence ATAATGGTCAAATTCAAGCTTGTGCTGCAACTGCAGTATTACCGGATGCTGTTTCTGCTGGGACTTAAGAGCCAGGAAATCTATTATATCGGCGGGAGTGAGGCGCTGCCGCCCCCGCTGACGCGGGAGGAAGAGGAATTCCTGCTCCAGCGGCTCTCCAGCGGCGATGCGGCCGTCCGGGCCATGCTGATTGAGCGCAATCTGCGGCTGGTGGTCTATATCGCCCGGAAATTCGAGAACACCGGCATCAACATCGAGGACCTGGTGTCGATTGGCGCCATCGGACTCATTAAGGCGGTCAACACCTTTGATCCCGAGAAAAAAATCAAACTCGCCACTTACGCTTCACGCTGCATCGAGAACGAAATCCTGATGTACCTGCGGCGCAACAGCAAGACCAGGAGCGAGGTTTCCTTTGATGAACCGCTGAATATTGACTGGGACGGCAATGAGCTGCTGCTCTCGGATGTACTGGGCACGGAGAACGACACCATCTACCGCAACATCGAGGAGCAGGTCGACCGCAAGCTGCTGCAGAAGGCGCTGGAGAAGCTCAGCGAAAGGGAACGGCTCATCATGGAGCTGAGATTCGGCCTGCGCGGCGGGGAAGAAAAAACGCAAAAGGATGTAGCCGATTTGCTCGGCATCTCCCAATCCTATATTTCGCGTCTGGAAAAAAGAATTATCAAGCGGCTGCGTAAGGAGTTCAACAAGATGGTGTAG
- the ftsA gene encoding cell division protein FtsA, with protein sequence MSNNDIIVSLDIGTSKVRAIIGEVTSGTFNIIGVGSADSDGIRKGAIVDIDQTVQSIRSAVEHAEQMVGIQISEVYVGISGNHIGLQSSHGVVAVQNEDREIGEDDIDRVIKAAEVIALPPEREVIDVVAKQYIVDGLEGIQDPRGMIGVRLEVEATIITGAKTPIHNLLRCVEKSGLKVKDLVLMSLGAGGLALSKDEKSMGAVLVDIGAGQATIAVYEEGSLSATSTIPIGGEFVTNDIAYGLRTLTDQAEKVKLKYGCAWIDDAASDVVFKVLRIGSNVEKEFNQEDLAAIIEPRVQEIFQLIRQEVKRLGYNELPGGYILTGGTVSMPGVLKVAQMELAASVRIAVPDYIGVRDPGFTGGVGILHHVVRSYRGRSSGPSANKKNVNRNKQSAAPVQDTSKKPGLVERLKNMFSEFI encoded by the coding sequence TTGAGCAACAATGACATCATTGTTAGTTTGGACATCGGTACATCCAAAGTTCGGGCAATCATTGGGGAAGTTACTAGTGGGACCTTTAATATTATTGGCGTCGGATCTGCAGATTCGGATGGAATACGCAAGGGTGCGATTGTAGACATCGATCAGACTGTGCAGTCGATCAGAAGCGCTGTGGAACATGCGGAGCAGATGGTCGGCATTCAAATATCCGAGGTGTATGTCGGGATATCCGGCAATCATATCGGCCTGCAATCCAGCCATGGTGTAGTTGCCGTCCAGAATGAGGACCGAGAGATCGGCGAGGATGATATCGACCGTGTCATCAAGGCTGCAGAGGTCATTGCCCTGCCGCCGGAGCGCGAGGTAATCGATGTTGTCGCCAAGCAGTATATCGTAGACGGACTTGAAGGCATTCAGGACCCGCGCGGAATGATCGGGGTTCGTCTTGAAGTGGAAGCCACGATCATTACCGGTGCCAAGACACCCATACATAATCTGCTGCGCTGTGTGGAGAAATCAGGTCTGAAGGTTAAAGATCTTGTTCTTATGTCTCTCGGGGCCGGCGGATTAGCGCTCTCCAAAGATGAGAAATCGATGGGGGCTGTTCTGGTCGATATTGGTGCCGGACAAGCAACGATAGCTGTATATGAGGAAGGTTCCCTTAGTGCGACCTCCACGATTCCGATCGGCGGAGAATTTGTTACCAATGATATTGCATACGGACTCCGTACGCTTACGGATCAGGCCGAGAAGGTCAAGCTGAAATACGGCTGTGCCTGGATTGACGATGCCGCATCTGACGTGGTCTTCAAGGTTCTGCGTATCGGCAGCAATGTCGAGAAGGAATTCAACCAGGAGGATCTGGCGGCAATTATTGAACCGAGGGTCCAGGAGATCTTCCAGCTGATCCGCCAGGAAGTCAAACGGCTAGGTTACAATGAGCTTCCGGGGGGGTATATACTTACGGGTGGTACAGTCTCCATGCCGGGTGTACTGAAGGTCGCCCAGATGGAGCTTGCAGCCTCTGTACGTATAGCCGTGCCTGATTATATTGGAGTCCGCGACCCCGGTTTCACGGGTGGTGTAGGCATTCTTCATCATGTTGTCCGCAGCTACCGCGGACGCAGCAGCGGACCAAGCGCGAACAAGAAGAACGTTAACCGCAACAAGCAGAGCGCAGCACCGGTACAGGATACTTCCAAGAAGCCTGGCCTGGTGGAACGTCTGAAGAATATGTTCAGCGAGTTCATATAA
- the murA gene encoding UDP-N-acetylglucosamine 1-carboxyvinyltransferase, with amino-acid sequence MDKLVIEGGNPLSGTIRIHGAKNAALPILAASLLAEGVHSLHNVPKLLDIETMLDILGRLGCKTVHEEETVTVDTSVLLTSHVPEDLMRQMRSSIFLMGPLLSRFGEVTIYQPGGCAIGERKIDLHLQGLKLLGAEIEEAGSMICCRAARLTGCDIHLDYPSVGATENIMMAAAMAEGTTTISGAAREPEIQDLQNFLNAMGAQIIGAGTDTITIQGVRKLHACSYEVIPDRIVAGTVMIAAAATRGNVTLTHTNAGHLTSLIHILRRAGVQITVLNDIINISCMGRPRAVERIVTSPYPSFPTDLQSQVMVLLSLADGFSVIKETVFEGRFKHVEEMARMGADISIDLNRAFIRGVKRLYGATVEATDLRAGAALVIAGLAAHGTTIVEQAHHIDRGYDGIEILFQKLGANISRKVPVPDPLDLAN; translated from the coding sequence TTGGACAAATTGGTGATTGAGGGTGGAAATCCCCTGTCAGGCACCATACGTATCCATGGAGCAAAAAATGCGGCGCTGCCCATTCTGGCTGCTAGCCTGCTGGCCGAAGGAGTTCACTCACTGCATAATGTGCCAAAGCTGCTGGACATCGAGACGATGCTGGATATTCTGGGCCGGCTGGGCTGCAAGACAGTCCATGAAGAGGAGACGGTGACGGTTGACACCTCCGTGCTCCTGACCTCGCATGTTCCGGAGGACCTGATGCGGCAGATGAGATCCTCCATTTTTCTTATGGGGCCGCTGCTGTCCAGATTCGGGGAAGTGACGATCTATCAGCCGGGGGGCTGCGCTATCGGGGAACGCAAAATCGATCTTCACCTGCAGGGGCTGAAGCTGCTGGGGGCAGAGATTGAGGAGGCGGGCAGCATGATATGCTGCCGGGCTGCCAGATTGACAGGCTGTGATATCCATCTGGATTATCCCAGTGTAGGCGCGACAGAGAACATCATGATGGCTGCGGCTATGGCTGAGGGGACCACCACGATCTCGGGGGCGGCCAGGGAACCGGAAATCCAGGATCTGCAGAACTTCCTTAACGCTATGGGCGCGCAGATTATAGGGGCCGGCACGGACACGATCACCATCCAGGGTGTCCGGAAGCTTCATGCCTGCAGCTATGAGGTGATACCTGACCGCATCGTTGCCGGGACGGTGATGATCGCAGCTGCCGCCACGCGGGGCAATGTGACGCTGACCCACACCAATGCGGGGCACTTGACCTCCCTGATCCACATCCTGAGGCGTGCCGGTGTTCAAATTACAGTGCTCAATGATATAATTAATATCAGTTGTATGGGACGTCCCCGTGCGGTAGAGAGAATTGTAACTTCCCCTTATCCGTCATTTCCTACAGATCTGCAGTCACAGGTTATGGTTCTATTGTCCCTGGCGGACGGATTCAGTGTCATCAAAGAGACCGTATTTGAAGGACGCTTCAAGCATGTGGAAGAGATGGCCCGGATGGGTGCCGATATCTCCATTGATCTGAACCGGGCGTTCATACGCGGGGTGAAGCGGCTGTACGGCGCTACGGTAGAAGCCACTGACCTGCGTGCAGGAGCCGCCCTCGTCATCGCCGGGCTTGCCGCTCACGGAACGACCATTGTGGAGCAGGCGCATCATATCGACCGGGGATATGACGGCATTGAGATTCTGTTCCAGAAGCTGGGTGCAAACATCAGCCGCAAAGTGCCGGTACCGGACCCGCTTGATTTGGCCAATTAA
- the spoIIGA gene encoding sigma-E processing peptidase SpoIIGA, whose translation MVVYIDLIFAANLLIDGVLLWLTSWLVKQKVAWWRLALSALTGALYVVMMFVPELSFMYTFLIKFGLSVLMLWIAFGFRSLQSYLRAFGAFYMINFAAAGGIIGAHYLLQSSGDIWNGMIFTSSGGQAHRLKIGFWFVLALLPLVLLLFRRMVASRRHREQLDTYIGEVTVEIDGVSVTCPGLLDTGNRLSDPLTRMPVMVMEASLWENHLPASWKGRLTQTAADALVLETDGQSFAWQDRIRLVPYRGVNRAASFMLALKPDSVSIRLGGDTFCHTRVLIGLDGGTLAGDGAYRAVIHPDLTRRESAAEAAAEKVEVSNI comes from the coding sequence TTGGTAGTGTATATTGATTTGATCTTTGCCGCCAATCTGCTAATCGACGGAGTCCTGCTATGGCTGACAAGCTGGCTGGTCAAGCAAAAGGTGGCCTGGTGGCGCCTGGCTCTGTCCGCACTGACGGGTGCGCTCTATGTTGTCATGATGTTTGTACCAGAGCTTTCCTTTATGTACACCTTTCTTATTAAGTTCGGGTTGTCGGTATTGATGCTGTGGATAGCCTTCGGCTTCAGAAGTCTGCAAAGCTATCTCCGTGCATTCGGGGCATTCTATATGATTAATTTTGCGGCAGCGGGAGGGATCATAGGCGCTCATTACTTGCTGCAAAGCTCCGGCGACATCTGGAACGGCATGATCTTTACCTCTTCGGGAGGCCAAGCTCACCGCCTGAAGATCGGCTTCTGGTTCGTGCTTGCCCTGCTCCCCCTGGTGCTGCTGCTCTTCCGGCGGATGGTTGCTTCCCGCAGGCACAGAGAACAGCTGGATACCTACATTGGTGAAGTCACCGTGGAGATTGACGGCGTGAGCGTTACCTGCCCGGGACTGCTGGACACCGGCAACCGGCTGAGCGATCCGCTGACGAGGATGCCGGTCATGGTGATGGAGGCTTCCCTGTGGGAGAACCACCTGCCGGCCTCCTGGAAAGGGAGACTGACCCAGACAGCTGCAGATGCACTTGTTCTGGAGACGGACGGGCAGTCATTCGCCTGGCAGGACAGAATACGGCTGGTGCCGTACAGGGGGGTGAACCGCGCAGCCTCCTTCATGCTCGCGCTGAAGCCGGATAGCGTGAGCATCAGGCTTGGCGGTGACACCTTCTGCCATACCAGAGTGCTTATCGGGCTGGACGGCGGAACATTGGCGGGAGACGGCGCGTACCGGGCAGTCATTCATCCTGATCTGACCCGGAGGGAGAGCGCTGCAGAAGCGGCGGCTGAGAAGGTTGAGGTAAGTAACATATAG
- a CDS encoding Rpn family recombination-promoting nuclease/putative transposase, with protein MELLDPRVDFVFKRIFASESNKDVLLAFLNRIFMDAGDPPLEEVELLNPYTDKDDPLDKQAIFDIWAKTAGGKLINIEMQLFNKYDIEKRTLYYWSKRYAGQLQVSGKYADLKKCVTINILNYKVLPNEHTHSVFHLREDVTGAPLTDDIEIHFLELPKLNQPVIPGEGGLVNWLLFLKGVHYSDWEVLQMNEPALRKAMETLEFLSQDSEARRKYEDRQKFLLDEASQRDGAQREGFAKGLAEGKDKGKAEGQLEAKREIARNLLSMGLDIASVQQATGLTEEELKSMT; from the coding sequence ATGGAATTGCTGGACCCCCGGGTGGATTTTGTGTTTAAGCGGATTTTTGCCAGCGAGAGCAATAAGGATGTGCTGCTGGCTTTTCTGAACCGGATCTTCATGGATGCCGGCGATCCGCCGCTTGAAGAGGTAGAGTTGCTTAACCCGTATACGGACAAGGATGACCCGCTGGATAAGCAGGCGATATTTGATATCTGGGCGAAGACTGCCGGCGGCAAGCTGATCAATATTGAAATGCAGCTGTTCAACAAATATGATATAGAGAAACGCACATTATATTACTGGAGTAAGCGCTATGCCGGCCAGCTTCAGGTCAGCGGCAAATATGCTGATCTCAAGAAATGCGTGACAATCAATATCCTGAATTACAAGGTATTGCCCAATGAACATACGCACAGTGTATTTCATTTGCGGGAGGACGTGACCGGAGCGCCGCTCACAGACGATATTGAGATCCATTTCCTGGAGCTGCCCAAGCTGAACCAGCCGGTTATTCCCGGCGAGGGCGGTCTGGTTAACTGGCTGCTGTTTTTGAAGGGGGTTCACTACTCAGATTGGGAGGTGTTGCAGATGAACGAGCCGGCGTTGAGGAAAGCCATGGAGACCCTTGAATTTCTGAGTCAGGATTCGGAAGCCCGCCGGAAGTATGAGGACCGCCAGAAATTCCTGCTCGATGAAGCATCTCAGCGGGACGGTGCGCAGCGGGAAGGGTTCGCCAAAGGATTGGCAGAGGGAAAAGATAAAGGAAAAGCTGAAGGCCAGCTTGAAGCTAAGCGGGAGATCGCCCGGAATCTATTGAGTATGGGATTGGATATTGCGTCTGTCCAGCAGGCGACCGGGCTAACCGAAGAAGAATTGAAATCTATGACATGA